A stretch of the Tardiphaga sp. 709 genome encodes the following:
- the fghA gene encoding S-formylglutathione hydrolase, whose protein sequence is MTMQTVSLNRSYGGTQGVYKHASRATGTDMTFSVYVPPHQDGVRLPVVWYLSGLTCTHANVTEKGDFRAACAELGLIFIAPDTSPRGADVPGDANNAYDFGLGAGFYVDATQEPYARNYRMWSYVTEELPQLVADQFPIDSSRQSIFGHSMGGHGALTIALRHPDRYRAASAFAPIVAPSLVPWGIKALGGYLGDDKAAWRKHDAVALIEDGARFPELLVDQGDADNFLAEQLRPELLQSACTKAGIPLTLRHQPGYDHSYYFISTFMADHLRWHAARLKG, encoded by the coding sequence ATGACCATGCAGACAGTTTCGCTCAATCGATCATATGGCGGCACACAGGGTGTCTACAAACACGCCAGCCGCGCGACCGGAACTGACATGACATTCTCGGTCTATGTGCCGCCGCATCAGGATGGCGTCAGGCTGCCCGTGGTCTGGTATCTCTCGGGCCTCACCTGCACCCACGCCAATGTCACCGAAAAGGGCGACTTTCGCGCCGCATGCGCCGAACTGGGGCTGATCTTCATTGCGCCGGACACCAGCCCGCGCGGTGCCGATGTTCCCGGTGACGCCAACAATGCCTATGACTTCGGCCTTGGCGCCGGCTTTTACGTCGATGCCACCCAGGAGCCCTATGCGCGCAACTATCGCATGTGGAGTTATGTGACCGAGGAGCTGCCGCAGCTCGTAGCCGACCAATTCCCCATCGATAGCAGCCGTCAGTCGATTTTCGGCCATTCCATGGGCGGGCATGGCGCGCTGACCATTGCGCTGCGTCATCCCGATCGCTACCGCGCGGCCAGCGCGTTCGCTCCGATCGTGGCGCCGTCGCTGGTGCCGTGGGGAATCAAGGCGCTGGGAGGCTATCTCGGCGACGACAAAGCGGCGTGGCGAAAGCACGATGCGGTTGCCCTGATCGAGGACGGCGCGCGATTCCCCGAATTGCTGGTCGATCAGGGTGACGCCGACAATTTTCTGGCCGAACAATTGCGGCCTGAACTGCTGCAGAGCGCTTGCACAAAGGCGGGCATTCCGCTGACGCTACGCCACCAGCCCGGCTACGATCACAGCTACTATTTCATCTCGACCTTCATGGCGGATCATCTGCGCTGGCACGCGGCGCGGCTCAAAGGGTGA
- a CDS encoding serine hydrolase, with protein MHWALRLFGFVVGVLALAILGLGGWIVIAHQDELRLASAAAAKTICSNVFMAKREADAILRTDLLALGHPIFRLMKIDVSAADHSVDASLFGFFAKRHAQYVEGRGCTNVLNDQSWDRPAALRLSSTKDADKLWPTGEKAQLSDNTRLQAAVNNPVFQGPGMRAIVVVHDGRIVAETYGQGFTASTPLLGWSMTKSVTAALVGLAIKDGKLSLDQKKLFPQWAGDARSDISVADLMAMSGGLEWNEDQGRHTDPGRMEYLVRDAAAFARDRRLVASPGTKFHYSSGESVLLTRLWQNAIGEGALSYPRERLFNPLGMNSAVIEADEAGTFLGEGFLYANAHDWARFGEFLRLRGEWNGQQLLPAGFVDYMRSPAPASDEGQGPVYGRGQLWLARGQGFDLPADTFMLQGHLRQVIAVIPSRKLVILRMGLTREDIGFSNAKLLRAIVAAGF; from the coding sequence ATGCATTGGGCGCTCAGGCTTTTCGGTTTCGTCGTCGGTGTTTTGGCCTTGGCGATACTCGGGCTCGGCGGTTGGATCGTCATCGCCCATCAGGACGAATTACGGCTCGCCTCCGCTGCTGCGGCGAAGACCATCTGCTCGAACGTATTCATGGCCAAGCGCGAAGCGGATGCGATCTTGCGTACCGACCTGCTGGCCCTCGGACATCCGATCTTCCGCCTCATGAAAATCGACGTCAGCGCCGCCGACCACAGCGTCGACGCCAGTCTTTTCGGTTTTTTCGCCAAACGTCACGCCCAATATGTCGAGGGACGGGGCTGCACCAACGTCCTGAACGACCAATCTTGGGACCGCCCTGCCGCACTGCGACTCTCGTCTACGAAAGACGCCGACAAGCTTTGGCCGACCGGCGAGAAGGCGCAATTATCCGACAACACACGTTTGCAGGCGGCGGTGAACAATCCGGTTTTTCAAGGTCCCGGCATGCGCGCCATCGTTGTCGTTCACGACGGGCGCATCGTCGCCGAAACCTATGGCCAGGGTTTCACCGCTTCAACACCCTTGCTGGGTTGGTCGATGACCAAGAGCGTCACGGCGGCTCTGGTCGGCCTGGCCATCAAGGACGGCAAGCTTTCGCTCGATCAGAAGAAGTTGTTTCCGCAATGGGCGGGGGACGCCCGCTCGGACATCTCGGTCGCCGATCTGATGGCCATGTCTGGCGGACTGGAATGGAACGAAGATCAGGGGCGACACACCGACCCGGGGCGCATGGAGTATCTCGTGCGGGATGCGGCGGCTTTCGCGAGGGATCGAAGGCTCGTCGCCTCACCGGGAACCAAATTCCACTATTCGTCCGGCGAGTCCGTCCTGCTGACGCGACTGTGGCAGAACGCGATTGGCGAGGGGGCTCTGTCTTATCCGCGCGAGCGGCTGTTCAACCCTTTGGGCATGAATAGCGCCGTTATCGAAGCCGACGAGGCCGGCACGTTTCTCGGCGAAGGCTTCCTCTACGCCAACGCACACGATTGGGCGCGCTTCGGCGAGTTTTTGCGATTGCGCGGGGAATGGAACGGCCAACAGCTTTTGCCGGCGGGCTTTGTCGACTATATGCGCTCACCTGCGCCAGCGTCCGATGAGGGCCAAGGCCCCGTCTATGGTCGTGGACAGCTTTGGTTGGCCCGGGGCCAAGGATTCGATCTCCCTGCCGACACGTTTATGTTGCAAGGCCACCTCCGTCAGGTGATCGCGGTCATTCCCTCGCGCAAATTGGTGATCTTGCGCATGGGATTAACGCGTGAAGATATTGGCTTCAGCAACGCGAAGCTGCTGCGCGCCATCGTCGCCGCAGGCTTTTGA
- a CDS encoding quinoprotein dehydrogenase-associated SoxYZ-like carrier, translating to MPEFAIRSVCAAILLSALLSPHSVSAAGPEPYDPWPGLVQDIFDSRPMEDGSNLIALEMPTRAEDAAIVPVTLRLKPTSDARSRVVTITLVIDQNPAPMAAKFKLGADANVSEISTRVRINNYTNVHAVAETSDGKLHVVQTYVKASGGCSAPAAKNAEEAKGRLGQMRYREFAGAQNEEKSGTREAQVMIGHPNNSGLQMDQVTQLYIPALYVDRLQLWQDNSPVLSVEGGISISEDPNIRFTYVSNGAKTFRAEAKDTDGHQFKHEWKVNGSGM from the coding sequence ATGCCGGAATTTGCAATCCGCAGCGTCTGTGCCGCCATCCTGCTGAGCGCCTTACTCAGTCCGCATTCTGTGTCCGCGGCTGGTCCGGAGCCTTACGATCCATGGCCGGGGCTGGTGCAGGACATTTTCGACAGCCGACCGATGGAAGACGGCAGCAACCTGATTGCACTCGAGATGCCGACGCGCGCGGAGGATGCCGCCATCGTGCCGGTGACGTTGCGCCTTAAGCCGACGTCGGACGCACGCTCGCGGGTGGTGACGATCACGCTGGTGATCGACCAGAACCCGGCGCCCATGGCCGCGAAATTCAAGCTCGGGGCCGACGCAAATGTCTCGGAGATTTCAACGCGTGTCCGAATCAACAACTACACCAACGTCCATGCCGTCGCGGAGACCAGTGACGGCAAGCTCCATGTGGTGCAAACCTATGTGAAGGCATCCGGTGGCTGCTCTGCGCCTGCGGCGAAGAATGCCGAAGAGGCCAAGGGCCGGTTGGGCCAGATGCGCTACAGGGAGTTTGCTGGAGCGCAAAACGAGGAAAAAAGCGGTACGCGCGAGGCGCAGGTCATGATCGGCCACCCCAATAATTCCGGCCTGCAGATGGATCAGGTCACGCAACTCTATATTCCGGCCCTCTATGTCGACCGGCTCCAGCTTTGGCAGGACAACAGCCCGGTCCTGTCGGTGGAGGGCGGCATCTCGATCTCCGAAGACCCGAATATTCGATTCACTTATGTCTCAAATGGCGCAAAGACGTTCCGTGCCGAAGCCAAGGACACTGACGGGCATCAGTTCAAGCATGAGTGGAAGGTCAATGGCTCCGGCATGTAA
- a CDS encoding ABC transporter ATP-binding protein, with amino-acid sequence MTTIETSRPDQIAHDAPEPFDAPAVTPALSVAGISHCYGRRQALSDVSFNVAPASFTALLGLNGAGKSTLIALITRLFGIQTGRISVFGHDISDTPSEALRLLGVVFQPRTLDLDLSVMQNLLYHAALQGIARREARVRGDEVIARIGLADRVNSRVRDLSGGQMRRLEIARALLHRPRLLLLDEATVGLDVQARADILAHVRMLVAEQGIGVLWATHLFDEIAASDDLVVLHHGHVLARGPVTQILGETGAANFDMAFRGMTEAADRGGRSS; translated from the coding sequence ATGACCACAATCGAGACATCCCGCCCTGACCAGATCGCGCACGACGCGCCCGAGCCATTTGACGCGCCGGCGGTCACACCCGCTCTGTCGGTCGCAGGCATCAGCCATTGCTATGGTCGTCGGCAGGCGCTGTCGGATGTCTCCTTCAATGTCGCACCGGCGAGTTTCACGGCTCTGCTCGGCCTCAATGGCGCGGGCAAGAGTACGCTGATTGCGCTGATCACCCGGCTGTTCGGCATTCAAACTGGACGGATCAGCGTCTTCGGCCACGACATCAGCGACACGCCGAGCGAAGCCTTGCGGCTGCTCGGCGTGGTGTTTCAGCCACGTACGCTCGATCTCGATCTGTCTGTCATGCAGAACCTGCTCTATCATGCGGCGCTGCAGGGCATTGCACGGCGCGAGGCTCGCGTGCGCGGCGACGAGGTGATTGCGCGCATCGGCCTTGCCGACCGGGTGAACAGCCGGGTGCGAGATCTCTCCGGCGGACAGATGCGACGCCTCGAGATCGCCAGGGCACTGCTGCACCGGCCGCGGCTGCTGTTGCTGGACGAAGCGACCGTTGGCCTCGACGTGCAGGCGCGCGCCGATATTCTTGCGCATGTCCGGATGCTGGTCGCGGAACAAGGCATTGGCGTGCTGTGGGCAACCCATCTGTTTGACGAGATTGCCGCCAGCGACGATCTCGTCGTGTTGCATCACGGTCATGTGCTCGCACGCGGTCCCGTGACGCAGATCCTGGGCGAAACCGGCGCTGCCAATTTCGACATGGCTTTCCGGGGCATGACCGAGGCGGCCGACCGGGGCGGGAGGTCATCGTGA
- a CDS encoding ABC transporter permease, which translates to MSTTFVTHERRKLGFGNYVTCLNGILWREALRFLHQRERFVSALVRPLVWLFIFAAGFRQVLGISIIPPYETYILYEVYIAPGLIAMIQLFNGMQSSLSMVYDREMGNMRTLLVSPLPRWFLLVCKLLAGTVVSLLQVYAFLLIAWFWDIAPPLIGYLTVLPALILSGLMLGSLGMLISSRIKQLENFAGVMNFVIFPMFFASSALYPLWRVQEGSPMLYYLCLFNPFTHAVELIRFALYDKVNWLSLAVVAGCTAVFMIGAIIAYDPGRGLARRAPAGGET; encoded by the coding sequence GTGAGTACAACATTTGTCACGCATGAGCGTCGCAAGCTGGGTTTCGGCAATTATGTCACCTGCCTCAACGGCATCCTGTGGCGCGAGGCGTTGCGCTTCCTGCATCAGCGCGAACGCTTCGTCTCGGCGCTGGTGCGTCCGCTGGTATGGCTGTTCATTTTCGCCGCCGGCTTTCGGCAGGTGCTCGGTATCTCGATCATCCCGCCTTACGAGACCTATATTCTCTATGAGGTCTATATCGCGCCGGGCCTTATCGCGATGATCCAGTTGTTCAATGGCATGCAGTCCTCGTTGTCGATGGTCTATGACCGCGAGATGGGGAATATGCGGACGCTTCTGGTCAGCCCGCTGCCGCGCTGGTTCCTGTTGGTCTGCAAACTGCTGGCCGGGACGGTGGTCTCCCTGCTGCAGGTCTATGCGTTTCTCCTGATCGCGTGGTTCTGGGACATCGCTCCGCCGCTCATTGGCTATCTCACCGTTCTACCGGCACTGATCCTGTCCGGATTGATGCTGGGATCGCTGGGCATGCTGATCTCGTCGCGCATCAAGCAACTGGAGAATTTTGCGGGGGTCATGAACTTCGTGATCTTCCCGATGTTCTTTGCGTCGTCCGCGCTCTATCCTTTGTGGCGCGTGCAGGAGGGCAGCCCGATGCTCTATTATCTCTGCCTGTTCAATCCCTTCACGCATGCGGTCGAACTGATTCGCTTCGCGCTCTATGACAAGGTCAACTGGCTCTCCCTTGCCGTTGTCGCGGGCTGTACTGCCGTCTTCATGATCGGTGCAATCATTGCTTACGATCCCGGCCGCGGCCTTGCCCGCCGGGCACCAGCCGGGGGCGAGACATGA
- a CDS encoding PQQ-dependent catabolism-associated CXXCW motif protein: protein MRYAILLAMALVMVTTARAQDIVPEPDDYRTDNYRTPVPATLKGGRVITTKDAEAIWRGKRGAFIDVMPRPPKPANLPPETVWRDKPRHNIPGSLWLPDTGYGRLATETEAYLRDGLARASAGNRAALLVIYCQADCWMSWNAAKRAVSYGYSNVVWYPEGTDGWELEDLPLADAQPEPRPPAN from the coding sequence ATGCGTTACGCCATCCTTCTCGCGATGGCACTGGTGATGGTCACGACGGCCCGGGCACAGGATATCGTCCCCGAGCCCGACGACTATCGCACCGACAATTATCGCACGCCGGTGCCGGCGACGCTGAAAGGCGGACGCGTCATCACGACGAAAGACGCCGAGGCGATCTGGCGCGGCAAACGAGGCGCTTTCATTGATGTCATGCCGCGTCCGCCGAAACCGGCCAATTTGCCGCCGGAAACGGTCTGGCGCGACAAGCCGCGGCACAACATTCCGGGCAGCCTGTGGCTGCCCGACACCGGCTACGGCAGGCTGGCCACCGAGACCGAGGCCTATCTGCGGGATGGTCTCGCGCGCGCATCGGCCGGCAACCGTGCTGCGCTTCTGGTGATCTACTGTCAGGCCGATTGCTGGATGTCGTGGAATGCCGCAAAGCGCGCGGTGTCCTATGGCTACAGCAATGTCGTCTGGTATCCGGAAGGCACCGACGGTTGGGAGCTGGAGGATCTACCGCTGGCGGATGCGCAGCCTGAACCGCGGCCGCCGGCAAACTAG
- a CDS encoding quinoprotein relay system zinc metallohydrolase 2 — translation MTSRFAMHAALIMLAMLASARAQQQTLAISEIAPGVFMHQGRIALMSSDNDGAIANIGVVIGEQAVAVIDTGGSVREGRQLLAAIRAHTDKPIRYVINTHGHPDHMFGNAAFVADGTEFVGHIRLPQALAVRGQYYLDAFRRSMGDALIDDVRIVPPTRLVDGELVLDLGGRTLVVKAWPTAHSDSDVTVFDSATKTLFAGDLVFLRHIPVLDGSIQAWLKLLDDLAALPAERVVPGHGPVSDWPQALAAERRYLETLASGIRKDVIDGKPIAAATKHAAEAERGKWELFDDYNVRNATAAYSQFEWE, via the coding sequence ATGACATCTCGCTTTGCGATGCATGCAGCGCTCATCATGCTGGCAATGCTCGCATCCGCTCGCGCGCAACAGCAGACCTTGGCGATCAGTGAAATCGCACCGGGTGTCTTCATGCATCAGGGACGCATTGCCTTGATGTCGTCGGACAATGACGGCGCCATCGCCAATATCGGCGTCGTGATCGGCGAGCAGGCTGTTGCGGTGATCGACACCGGCGGCAGCGTGCGGGAGGGGCGGCAACTACTGGCCGCCATTCGCGCACATACAGACAAGCCCATTCGCTACGTCATCAATACCCATGGCCATCCCGACCATATGTTCGGTAACGCCGCTTTCGTCGCTGACGGAACCGAGTTCGTCGGCCATATCAGGCTGCCGCAGGCACTGGCTGTACGCGGACAGTATTATCTCGACGCATTCAGGCGCAGCATGGGCGACGCGCTGATCGATGACGTCCGTATCGTACCGCCAACCCGGCTCGTCGATGGTGAGCTCGTCCTCGATCTTGGCGGGCGCACACTTGTCGTGAAAGCCTGGCCCACCGCCCATAGCGATAGCGACGTCACGGTATTCGACTCGGCGACGAAGACGTTGTTCGCTGGAGATCTGGTCTTTCTCCGCCATATCCCGGTGCTCGATGGCAGCATCCAGGCGTGGCTCAAGCTGCTGGACGATCTCGCGGCGCTGCCGGCCGAACGCGTCGTTCCCGGCCATGGTCCAGTGAGCGATTGGCCGCAAGCCCTCGCCGCCGAACGCCGGTATCTCGAAACACTCGCGTCCGGTATCCGCAAGGACGTCATCGACGGCAAACCGATCGCGGCAGCTACGAAACACGCGGCAGAAGCCGAACGCGGCAAATGGGAGCTTTTTGACGACTATAACGTCCGCAACGCAACTGCAGCATACTCACAATTTGAATGGGAATGA
- a CDS encoding ABC transporter substrate-binding protein: protein MIRWLIGAISLCAVTSSALAAEPLMISIGYLGQAGIKATLSLVELPSENDGIAGARLAIEDNNTTGRFLKQQFGLEEVRVKEGDDVAGAARNLAGRNSFIITDLPPDALLQAADAVRDRGGILFNVGAADDRLREADCRANVIHIAPTRSMLADALAQYLVWKQWKRWLLVVGSHDDDRLEADAYRRAAARFGAKIVQERVFEDTGGARRTDSGVTLIQRQIPVFTQQAPAYDVMIAADESEVFASYLPYRTWDPRPVAGSAGLVPTSWHAAQDQWGAVQIQNRFTKLNARRMTARDMQAWLATRMIGEAASRTRSGDGKAILAFLKSPDFSIAGFKGQRLTIRDWNLQLRQPILLVDGRMVVSVSPQDGFLHQVSELDTLGIDRPESKCRLQ, encoded by the coding sequence ATGATACGGTGGTTGATCGGCGCGATCAGTCTATGCGCCGTGACGTCGTCTGCGCTGGCGGCCGAACCGCTGATGATCAGCATCGGTTATCTCGGTCAGGCCGGCATCAAGGCAACTCTTTCGCTGGTCGAATTACCGTCCGAGAACGATGGCATCGCCGGGGCGCGGCTCGCCATCGAGGACAACAACACCACGGGCAGGTTCCTGAAGCAGCAGTTCGGGCTGGAAGAGGTCCGTGTGAAGGAGGGCGACGATGTCGCCGGAGCCGCGCGCAATCTCGCTGGCCGTAATAGTTTCATCATTACCGACCTGCCGCCTGATGCATTGCTGCAGGCGGCGGACGCGGTGCGTGACCGCGGCGGCATCCTGTTCAATGTGGGGGCCGCCGACGATCGGCTGCGCGAGGCGGACTGCCGTGCCAATGTGATCCATATTGCGCCGACGCGATCGATGCTGGCGGATGCACTGGCGCAATATCTGGTGTGGAAGCAGTGGAAACGCTGGCTGCTCGTGGTCGGCTCGCATGACGACGATCGGCTTGAAGCCGACGCCTATCGTCGTGCCGCCGCCCGGTTCGGCGCAAAGATCGTGCAGGAACGTGTCTTCGAGGACACCGGCGGCGCGCGGCGCACCGATAGCGGCGTTACATTGATCCAGCGCCAGATCCCGGTCTTCACGCAACAGGCACCGGCCTATGACGTCATGATCGCCGCCGACGAGAGCGAAGTCTTCGCATCCTATTTGCCATATCGCACCTGGGATCCGCGACCGGTCGCGGGATCGGCGGGTCTGGTGCCGACCAGTTGGCATGCCGCACAGGATCAATGGGGTGCCGTGCAGATCCAGAACCGCTTCACCAAGCTGAACGCGCGCCGCATGACAGCGCGCGACATGCAGGCCTGGCTCGCGACCCGCATGATCGGCGAAGCCGCGTCCCGCACGCGTTCGGGCGACGGCAAAGCCATTCTGGCGTTTCTGAAGTCGCCCGATTTCTCCATCGCCGGCTTCAAGGGTCAGCGGCTCACGATCCGTGACTGGAACCTGCAGCTACGCCAGCCCATCCTGCTGGTCGACGGGCGCATGGTGGTTTCGGTATCGCCGCAGGACGGCTTCCTGCATCAGGTCTCTGAGCTCGACACGCTCGGTATAGATCGTCCGGAAAGCAAATGCAGGCTGCAATGA
- a CDS encoding response regulator transcription factor, with product MRVLIVDDHPIVTSGCRAVFADDPEIELLEASDAASGEQVFLTGDPDICIIDINLPTVSGYELARRILLRDDTMRIIMFSMNDDPIFAARAIESGAKGYVSKTGDPHDLLEAVYEVARGGVYLPPAMARSLAFAGPALTQSPLSKLNSREMEILRLLGAGKSLAEIAWMVHASYKTVANTSSLMRQKLGVRSSVELVRFAIERGIA from the coding sequence ATGCGCGTTCTGATCGTCGATGATCACCCCATCGTCACATCGGGCTGCCGCGCGGTGTTCGCGGACGATCCGGAGATCGAACTGCTGGAAGCGTCCGATGCCGCCAGTGGGGAGCAGGTTTTCCTGACCGGCGACCCCGATATCTGCATCATCGATATCAATCTGCCGACAGTGTCCGGATATGAACTGGCGCGGCGCATCCTGCTGCGCGACGACACGATGCGCATCATCATGTTCAGCATGAATGACGACCCGATCTTCGCAGCCCGTGCGATCGAGAGTGGCGCCAAGGGCTATGTCTCCAAGACCGGCGACCCACACGATCTCCTGGAGGCCGTCTATGAGGTTGCGCGTGGCGGCGTCTATCTCCCACCGGCGATGGCGCGAAGCCTTGCTTTTGCCGGACCTGCGCTGACCCAAAGCCCGCTGTCGAAGCTGAATTCGCGCGAGATGGAGATCCTGCGACTGCTCGGTGCCGGCAAGAGCCTCGCCGAGATTGCATGGATGGTTCACGCCTCCTACAAGACGGTGGCCAATACATCGTCACTCATGCGGCAAAAGCTCGGCGTCCGCAGCTCGGTCGAATTGGTGCGCTTCGCCATCGAGCGTGGCATCGCCTGA
- a CDS encoding DUF3280 domain-containing protein: protein MRALSITVLLLMMTATAHAAAPKVAVFNFEWLDTSLEGEVKGRRSDEQARLLHAADQLREEMKQSGRFELLDMSSLNVAAQGRNLQACGGCDVQLAQQIGADLVITGLVQKVSNLILNMNITLRNVHTGRLVATMSADLRGNTDESWSRATSYLVRNRLLAPNYGAPQPQ, encoded by the coding sequence ATGAGAGCCCTATCGATCACCGTGCTGTTACTGATGATGACAGCGACGGCTCACGCCGCAGCGCCTAAAGTGGCGGTGTTCAATTTCGAATGGCTGGATACGAGCCTCGAAGGCGAGGTGAAGGGACGCCGCAGCGACGAGCAGGCAAGACTGCTCCATGCTGCCGACCAGCTTCGCGAGGAGATGAAGCAGTCCGGCCGTTTCGAGCTGCTGGATATGTCATCCCTCAATGTTGCGGCGCAAGGCCGGAACCTGCAGGCATGCGGCGGCTGTGACGTACAACTCGCGCAGCAGATCGGCGCTGACCTTGTCATTACGGGGCTCGTACAGAAGGTCTCGAACCTGATCCTCAATATGAACATCACCCTGCGAAATGTTCACACCGGGCGGCTGGTCGCCACAATGAGCGCTGACCTGCGCGGCAATACCGATGAAAGCTGGTCGCGCGCGACGAGCTATCTGGTTCGCAACCGCCTGCTCGCTCCGAATTACGGTGCCCCGCAGCCGCAGTAA
- a CDS encoding substrate-binding domain-containing protein produces the protein MQHRAERSGTRRALLTSLFASALLLEGICTALAQTAATDDLSIELVDPQVLRVCADPRNMPFSNEKGEGLENKLAELFAAKLQKKLDYVYFPQATGFVRMTLGAHRCDVIMGFPQGDDLVQGTNPYYRTAYALVSKTGAGLDDVTTLDDARLKSKHIGIVAGTPPATNMAVNGLMVNAKPYPLVIDTRIDSSALAMIKDLTSGDIDAAILWGPMAGFYAKNANPPLHVTPLVKETTGPRLVYRIGMGVRSADQNWKRQLNRLIQENQPAINKVLLDFGVPILDENNRPIGPEAAAKSP, from the coding sequence ATGCAGCACCGAGCGGAACGATCCGGAACACGTCGCGCGCTACTCACATCGCTGTTCGCGAGTGCGCTGTTGCTTGAGGGCATATGCACCGCGCTTGCCCAGACTGCTGCGACCGACGATCTCTCGATCGAACTGGTCGATCCGCAGGTCCTGCGTGTTTGCGCCGATCCGCGCAACATGCCGTTCTCGAATGAGAAGGGCGAGGGTCTGGAGAACAAGCTCGCCGAGCTGTTCGCAGCCAAACTGCAGAAGAAGCTCGATTACGTCTATTTCCCGCAGGCGACGGGCTTCGTTCGCATGACTCTCGGCGCGCATCGTTGCGATGTCATCATGGGCTTCCCGCAGGGCGACGACCTCGTCCAGGGCACCAATCCCTATTACCGGACGGCCTATGCGCTGGTCTCGAAGACCGGCGCCGGTCTCGATGACGTCACGACGCTGGATGACGCCAGGTTGAAGAGCAAGCATATCGGCATCGTGGCGGGGACGCCGCCGGCCACCAATATGGCGGTCAACGGCCTGATGGTGAATGCGAAGCCCTATCCGTTGGTGATCGATACCCGCATTGATTCATCAGCACTGGCCATGATCAAGGATCTCACATCTGGCGATATCGACGCAGCGATCCTGTGGGGGCCTATGGCGGGCTTCTACGCCAAGAACGCCAATCCTCCGCTTCATGTCACGCCGCTGGTCAAGGAAACCACCGGGCCGCGCCTCGTCTATCGCATCGGCATGGGCGTGCGCTCCGCAGATCAGAACTGGAAGCGGCAGCTCAACCGGCTGATTCAGGAAAACCAACCGGCCATCAACAAGGTCCTGCTCGATTTCGGCGTTCCCATTCTCGATGAGAACAATCGTCCGATCGGGCCGGAGGCGGCAGCCAAGTCGCCGTGA
- a CDS encoding YVTN family beta-propeller repeat protein: MLCRVWLCGAATWLATAVPASAFLAYVSNEKSNTVSVIDTDSWTVTATIKVGQRPRGIELTRDGKSVLVAVGDDDTIQIIDVASQKVVDSLPSGPDPELFTQDAAGKILYVANENDNTVTVLDLEKRVRIGDVQVGVEPEGMAISPDGKILINTSETTNMAHFIDTATREIVANVLVDARPRFAEFKRDGSELWVSSEIGGTVSVIDPAKRVVTDKIEFNIPGLRREAIQPVGIGMTRDAKTAFIALGPANRIAIVDAATHKVIKYLLVGQRVWHMAFTPDEKYLLVTNGVSNDVSVIDVVAQKVIKTIQVGELPWGVAMARP; the protein is encoded by the coding sequence ATGCTGTGCCGTGTCTGGTTGTGTGGAGCGGCGACGTGGCTTGCAACGGCAGTACCTGCATCGGCCTTTCTCGCTTATGTGTCGAACGAGAAGAGCAACACCGTTTCGGTGATCGACACCGATAGCTGGACCGTCACCGCGACCATCAAGGTTGGTCAGCGTCCGCGCGGCATCGAACTGACGCGCGATGGCAAATCGGTACTTGTCGCGGTCGGCGACGACGACACCATCCAGATCATCGACGTCGCCAGCCAGAAGGTGGTCGACTCGCTGCCATCGGGTCCCGACCCCGAGCTTTTCACCCAGGATGCCGCCGGCAAGATTCTCTATGTCGCCAATGAGAACGACAACACGGTGACCGTACTCGATCTCGAAAAGCGCGTGCGCATCGGCGACGTGCAGGTCGGTGTCGAGCCCGAAGGCATGGCGATCAGCCCTGATGGCAAGATCCTGATCAACACGTCCGAAACCACCAATATGGCGCATTTCATCGACACCGCGACGCGCGAGATCGTGGCCAATGTCCTGGTCGATGCGCGCCCGCGCTTTGCCGAATTCAAGCGCGACGGCTCGGAACTGTGGGTGTCCTCCGAAATCGGTGGCACCGTGTCCGTGATCGATCCCGCCAAGCGGGTCGTGACCGACAAGATCGAGTTCAATATTCCCGGTCTGCGGCGCGAAGCCATTCAGCCGGTCGGCATCGGCATGACCCGGGATGCCAAAACCGCTTTCATCGCGCTCGGCCCCGCCAACCGGATCGCCATCGTCGATGCGGCGACCCACAAAGTGATCAAGTATCTGCTGGTGGGCCAGCGGGTCTGGCACATGGCGTTTACCCCCGATGAGAAATATCTGCTGGTCACCAATGGCGTCTCCAACGATGTCTCGGTCATCGACGTCGTGGCGCAGAAAGTCATCAAGACCATTCAGGTCGGCGAATTGCCCTGGGGCGTCGCCATGGCACGGCCATGA